From Skermanella sp. TT6, a single genomic window includes:
- a CDS encoding YihY/virulence factor BrkB family protein has protein sequence MGAAIAFYTLFSMAPMLLLIIAITGLVFGPEAAQGALMGQLQGMMGREGAAALQAMIASAGKPVSGTIATVVAIVTLIVGATTVFAELQSSLNVIWKAQPPTGSSVVWLVKVRLLSLSLIGAIGFLLLVSLVVSAALAALSDYLAGIMPGLDLMMQVANLVISLAVVTTLFAMIYKMLPDARIPWRDVWFGAFITAVMFSIGKLLISLYLGSSNIASAYGAAGALVIVLMWVYYSAQIFLFGAEITWAFSLTHGSRAGRRAQPATQG, from the coding sequence ATGGGTGCTGCGATCGCGTTCTACACCCTGTTCTCGATGGCTCCGATGCTGCTTCTGATCATCGCGATCACCGGACTGGTGTTCGGTCCGGAAGCGGCGCAGGGAGCCCTGATGGGACAGCTCCAGGGCATGATGGGACGCGAGGGTGCCGCGGCGCTCCAGGCCATGATCGCCAGCGCCGGGAAGCCGGTCTCCGGGACGATCGCGACCGTCGTCGCCATCGTCACGCTGATCGTCGGCGCCACCACCGTCTTCGCCGAGCTCCAGTCCTCGCTGAACGTCATCTGGAAGGCCCAGCCGCCGACGGGATCGAGCGTCGTCTGGCTGGTCAAGGTGCGCCTGCTGAGCCTCTCGCTGATCGGCGCCATCGGCTTCCTGCTGCTGGTCTCGCTGGTGGTGAGCGCGGCGCTGGCGGCGTTGAGCGACTATCTCGCCGGCATCATGCCGGGCCTCGACCTCATGATGCAGGTGGCCAACCTGGTCATCTCGCTGGCCGTGGTCACGACCCTGTTCGCGATGATCTACAAGATGCTGCCGGATGCCCGGATCCCCTGGCGCGACGTCTGGTTCGGCGCCTTCATCACGGCGGTGATGTTCTCGATCGGCAAGCTGCTGATCAGCCTGTACCTGGGAAGCAGCAACATCGCGTCGGCCTACGGTGCTGCCGGCGCCCTGGTGATCGTCCTGATGTGGGTCTACTACTCCGCCCAGATCTTCCTGTTCGGGGCGGAGATAACCTGGGCCTTCTCCCTGACGCACGGCAGCCGGGCAGGCCGCCGCGCGCAGCCCGCCACCCAGGGCTGA
- a CDS encoding glycosyltransferase 61 family protein: protein MNGTPAHESQDPDGREPSTLFAQAREHLLAGNAAAADAILRRGRALAPDDAAMAYLHGLCLVQAGDPPAAAEAFAAVLRLDPGNGRAALMLSRALCRSGDRAEAARWRTELARRHPGDPALLNELAADLLEEGDEPGAARLLDQAIRSAPDDPDVLHNLGVACARLGSLERAETLLRRSLERRDGMSARRDPSEAALAGVLATRGSFDEAQAVAGGLLDRGAEQVHAWTVLGTAAARRGRPAAAVDALLKAEALAPADPGVLSNLAAALDEDGRTAEAQERWRRLAASGHAGAGARARLASRAPAAGEALRRLFPLTDLRPGDGGPVELAEADLCLDQWHLVQGDRLALDLVLTPPLGGANFVVAADGTGAVLVRDDLERRRIEEPVVFLGGTANYYHWMLDTLPRLSAIDGLDGPLLVNSAQKGFHLRTLELLGVPPSRLMVPDAPALTRFARLTVPGLVSRPRRADGQMDWMMPSVDRAAALRVRDRLMEGIAVRPGKARRILVSREGSLFRRCDNEGVIAQVAARRGFVAVRLEELSFDEQASLFAGAEAVMGVHGAGFTNMLFAPPGALLIELHPAGHLPEFYRHLTRLLGQGHMAVGGVITQALRPAREYNWNFRIDPAELDLCLAELGA, encoded by the coding sequence ATGAACGGCACGCCAGCCCACGAGTCCCAGGATCCGGACGGCCGGGAGCCGTCCACCCTGTTCGCCCAGGCCCGCGAGCACCTGCTGGCCGGGAACGCGGCCGCCGCCGACGCGATCCTGCGGCGCGGCCGGGCGCTCGCGCCGGACGATGCCGCCATGGCTTATCTCCATGGTCTCTGCCTCGTCCAGGCGGGTGATCCGCCGGCCGCCGCCGAGGCGTTCGCCGCGGTGCTCCGGCTCGACCCCGGGAACGGCCGGGCGGCCCTGATGCTCAGCCGCGCGCTGTGCCGGTCCGGCGACCGCGCGGAGGCGGCGCGGTGGCGGACGGAACTGGCGCGCCGGCATCCCGGCGATCCCGCCCTTCTGAACGAACTCGCCGCCGACCTTCTGGAGGAGGGGGACGAACCGGGCGCCGCGCGCCTGCTCGACCAGGCGATCCGGTCGGCGCCGGACGATCCGGACGTGCTGCACAACCTGGGTGTCGCCTGTGCCCGGCTCGGCAGCCTGGAGCGCGCCGAGACGCTGCTGCGCCGGTCGCTGGAGCGCCGGGACGGCATGTCCGCCCGGCGGGACCCGTCGGAAGCGGCGCTGGCCGGGGTCCTGGCGACCCGCGGTTCCTTCGACGAGGCCCAGGCCGTCGCGGGCGGGCTGCTCGACCGGGGTGCCGAGCAGGTCCATGCCTGGACGGTCCTCGGCACCGCCGCCGCGCGGCGGGGCCGGCCCGCGGCGGCGGTCGACGCGCTCCTGAAGGCCGAGGCGCTGGCACCGGCCGATCCGGGCGTCCTGTCCAACCTGGCGGCCGCCCTGGACGAGGATGGCCGCACCGCGGAAGCCCAAGAGCGCTGGCGGCGCCTGGCGGCCTCCGGCCATGCCGGGGCGGGAGCGCGGGCACGGCTGGCGTCGCGGGCCCCGGCGGCGGGCGAGGCGCTTCGCCGGCTGTTCCCCCTGACCGACCTGAGGCCCGGCGACGGCGGACCGGTGGAACTCGCCGAGGCCGACCTCTGCCTGGACCAGTGGCATCTGGTCCAGGGCGACCGACTGGCGCTCGACCTCGTGCTCACGCCGCCGCTCGGCGGGGCCAACTTCGTCGTCGCGGCCGACGGGACCGGCGCCGTGCTGGTGCGCGACGACCTGGAGCGGCGCCGGATCGAGGAGCCCGTGGTCTTCCTCGGCGGTACCGCCAACTACTATCACTGGATGCTCGACACGCTGCCCCGGCTGTCGGCCATCGACGGACTGGACGGTCCGCTGCTGGTCAATTCCGCGCAGAAGGGCTTCCATCTGCGGACGCTGGAGCTGCTGGGCGTTCCGCCCTCCCGCCTGATGGTGCCCGACGCGCCGGCCCTGACGCGGTTCGCCCGCCTGACCGTCCCCGGCCTGGTGTCGCGGCCGAGGCGCGCCGACGGCCAGATGGACTGGATGATGCCCTCCGTGGACCGGGCCGCGGCATTGCGGGTGCGGGATCGCCTGATGGAGGGGATCGCCGTCCGCCCCGGGAAGGCCCGCCGCATCCTGGTCTCGCGCGAGGGATCGCTGTTCCGGCGGTGCGACAACGAGGGGGTGATAGCGCAGGTCGCGGCGCGGCGCGGCTTCGTCGCCGTCCGGCTGGAGGAACTGTCGTTCGACGAGCAGGCGTCGCTGTTCGCCGGGGCGGAGGCCGTGATGGGGGTCCACGGCGCCGGCTTCACCAACATGCTCTTCGCACCGCCCGGCGCGCTCCTGATCGAACTGCACCCCGCCGGGCACCTGCCGGAGTTCTATCGCCACCTGACCCGGCTGCTGGGGCAGGGGCACATGGCCGTCGGCGGCGTCATCACCCAGGCGCTGCGACCGGCCCGCGAGTACAATTGGAACTTCAGGATCGATCCGGCCGAGCTGGACCTGTGCCTCGCGGAACTGGGAGCCTGA